One Euphorbia lathyris chromosome 1, ddEupLath1.1, whole genome shotgun sequence DNA segment encodes these proteins:
- the LOC136204571 gene encoding DEAD-box ATP-dependent RNA helicase 35 codes for MEEDDDYEEYVPVAKRRALEAQKILQRKGKSSGLDDELEKSKLVEAKPSLLVKASQLKRDQPEISQTEQIVQQEKEMIEHLSDKKTLMSVRELAKGITYSEPLLTGWKPPIQIRRMSSKQCEAIRKQWHIIVDGEDIPPPIKNFRDMRFPEPILKMLKAKGIVQPTPIQVQGLPVILTGRDMIGIAFTGSGKTLVFVLPMIMIALQEEIMMPIVPGEGPFGLIICPSRELARQTYEVVEEFLIPMREAGYPELRPLLCIGGVDMRSQLEIVKKGVHIVVATPGRLKDMLAKKKMNLDSCRYLTLDEADRLVDLGFEDDIREVFDHFKAQRQTLLFSATMPTKIQNFARSALVKPVTVNVGRAGAANLDVIQEVEYVKQEAKIVYLLECLQKTPPPVLIFCENKADVDDIHEYLLLKGVEAVAIHGGKDQEEREYAISSFKAGTKDVLVATDVASKGLDFPDIQHVINYDMPAEIENYVHRIGRTGRCGKTGIATTFINKNQSETTLLDLKHLLQEAKQRIPPVLAELNDPMEDGDTITDASGVKGCAYCGGLGHRIRDCPKLEHQRSQQLANSRRDYFGSGGYRGEI; via the exons ATGGAGGAAGACGATGATTACGAGGAGTATGTTCCTGTGGCAAAACGGCGAGCACTGGAAGCACAAAAGATTCTTCAGAGAAAGGGAAAGTCTTCTGGTTTAGATGATGAATTGGAGAAATCTAAGCTCGTAGAAGCCAAACCCAGCCTCCTTGTCAAGGCTTCCCAGCTTAAGCGAGATCAACCGGAGATTAGTCAGACGGAGCAGATTGTGCAGCAAGAAAAGGAGATGATAGAGCACTTATCTGACAAGAAAACCTTGATGTCTGTTCGTGAACTGGCCAAGGGCATCACCTATTCCGAGCCTCTGTTGACTGGATGGAAACCACCAATTCAGATTAGAAGAATGTCCAGCAAGCAGTGTGAAGCAATTCGAAAACAGTGGCATATTATAGTTGATGGGGAAGATATTCCACCACCAATAAAAAATTTCAGAGATATGAGGTTTCCAGAACCTATTTTGAAGATGTTAAAAGCAAAAGGGATCGTGCAGCCTACCCCTATTCAGGTGCAGGGGCTTCCTGTTATCTTAACCGGAAGGGATATGATTGGAATTGCTTTTACCGGATCTGGGAAGACCCTGGTTTTTGTACTTCCAATGATTATGATTGCTTTACaggaggagattatgatgcccATCGTGCCAGGAGAAGGGCCTTTTGGTTTGATCATTTGCCCATCAAGAGAGCTTGCCAGACAAACATATGAAGTGGTGGAAGAGTTTTTGATTCCTATGAGAGAGGCTGGCTATCCAGAGTTGAGGCCATTACTCTGTATTGGTGGAGTGGACATGAGGTCACAGTTGGAGATTGTGAAAAAGGGTGTGCACATTGTTGTTGCAACTCCAGGTAGGCTCAAGGATATGCTagcaaagaaaaaaatgaatctCGATAGCTGCAG GTATTTGACATTGGATGAGGCTGATAGATTAGTGGATTTGGGCTTTGAGGATGATATAAGGGAAGTATTTGACCACTTTAAAGCTCAAAGGCAAACTCTTCTATTTTCTGCTACCATGCCAACCAAGATTCAGAATTTTGCTAGAAGTGCCCTCGTAAAACCTGTTACCGTCAATGTTGGAAGAGCAGGAGCAGCAAACTTAGATGTGATTCAGGAGGTGGAGTATGTGAAGCAGGAAGCTAAGATTGTTTACCTTCTTGAGTGTCTACAGAAGACACCACCTCCTGTCCTAATATTTTGTGAAAACAAGGCTGATGTGGATGACATTCATGAGTATCTCCTCCTAAAGGGTGTTGAGGCTGTGGCTATTCATGGAGGGAAAGACCAGGAAGAGAGAGAATATGCTATTTCATCCTTCAAAGCAGGCACAAAAGATGTCTTGGTTGCAACTGATGTTGCCTCAAAAGGTTTGGACTTTCCTGATATTCAGCATGTGATAAACTACGATATGCCTGCAGAAATTGAAAACTATGTCCATAGAATTGGACGAACAGGAAGATGTGGTAAGACAGGAATTGCAACAACGTTCATTAACAAAAACCAGAGTGAAACAACACTTCTTGATTTGAAGCACCTGTTGCAAGAAGCAAAACAGAGAATACCGCCTGTTCTTGCTGAGTTGAACGATCCTATGGAAGATGGAGACACAATCACTGATGCCAGTGGAGTTAAGGGATGTGCTTATTGTGGTGGGCTTGGTCACCGCATTCGTGATTGCCCCAAGTTGGAGCACCAGAGATCCCAGCAACTTGCTAATTCTAGAAGGGATTACTTCGGTTCTGGAGGATATAGAGGAGAAATATGA